From Chloroflexota bacterium, one genomic window encodes:
- a CDS encoding ABC transporter ATP-binding protein, whose translation MDRPIIHTQHLQKVYRTRGKADIQAVRDLTLSVMPGEIFGLVGPDGAGKTTTIQMLCGILTPTAGSATVAGVDVVNDADALGGKIGYMSEGFSLYGSLSVEENIDFFAQLYQVPSDVAAGRKEKLLHFARLEEARHRRAEHLSGGMKKKLALACTLIHQPQVLFLDEPTTGVDPVSRQDFWRILYEFLAEGITIFVTTPYMDEAERCHRVALMRRGEIIASDTPTALKRMIRGVAVDVIARPQIQAVARLREMPGVTQVQVFGERLHLLLRDGRELADELPTRLAASGVTVLDVTTTLPSLEDVFIAAIEDLRVADEASRPLAPLPETTDEGRQTMDESSVVRPSSVANENGRGESLAVRAENLTKRFDGFTAVDHVSFDVRRGEIFGFLGPNGSGKTTTIRMLCGLLPPTEGTAAVAGFDIARQRVAMKPHIGYMSQKFSLYNDLTVEENIRFYGDVYDLPPARFADRKKWVLEMAGLVGKEHLLTKDLSGGWKQRLALGCAILHEPDVLFLDEPTSGVDPVSRREFWDLIFALSAQGVTVFVTTHYMDEAEHCHSLGLLYRGRLIAQGSPAQLRADMKLGSLIEVPVRDPLAALGPLEGLPEIIQTGVFGDKLHILIWEAEAGQRAVERALASHDLMTGPIRQVPISLEDLFMLFIGMEEAGRRARAI comes from the coding sequence ATGGACCGCCCGATCATCCACACGCAGCATCTGCAGAAGGTGTACAGGACGCGAGGGAAGGCGGACATTCAGGCCGTACGTGACCTGACCCTCAGCGTGATGCCGGGCGAGATCTTCGGCCTGGTGGGGCCGGATGGCGCTGGCAAGACGACGACGATCCAGATGCTGTGCGGCATCCTGACCCCGACGGCCGGATCGGCGACGGTGGCGGGTGTGGACGTGGTGAACGACGCCGACGCCCTGGGTGGGAAGATCGGCTACATGTCGGAGGGCTTCTCCCTCTACGGCTCGCTTTCCGTTGAGGAGAACATCGACTTCTTTGCCCAGTTGTATCAGGTGCCGTCGGATGTGGCCGCCGGGCGTAAGGAGAAGCTGTTGCATTTCGCCCGGCTGGAGGAGGCGCGGCACCGTCGTGCGGAGCATCTGTCCGGCGGCATGAAGAAGAAGTTGGCGCTGGCCTGCACGCTCATCCACCAGCCCCAAGTGCTCTTCCTGGACGAGCCCACCACCGGCGTGGATCCGGTCTCTCGCCAGGATTTCTGGAGGATCCTGTACGAGTTCCTGGCCGAGGGGATCACCATCTTCGTCACCACCCCCTACATGGACGAGGCGGAGCGCTGCCACCGGGTGGCGCTGATGCGGCGCGGCGAGATCATCGCCAGCGACACGCCCACCGCGCTCAAGAGGATGATCCGGGGGGTGGCCGTGGATGTTATCGCCCGACCGCAGATCCAGGCCGTGGCTCGCCTGCGGGAGATGCCCGGCGTGACCCAGGTCCAGGTGTTCGGCGAGCGGCTGCATCTGCTGCTGCGCGATGGACGCGAGCTGGCGGACGAACTGCCCACGCGACTGGCGGCGTCTGGCGTGACCGTGCTGGACGTGACGACCACGTTGCCCAGTCTGGAGGATGTCTTCATCGCGGCCATCGAGGATCTGCGCGTAGCCGACGAGGCGAGCCGGCCGTTGGCACCATTGCCTGAGACGACGGACGAAGGACGACAGACGATGGACGAATCGTCCGTCGTCCGTCCATCGTCTGTCGCCAACGAGAACGGGCGAGGCGAGTCACTGGCCGTCCGGGCGGAGAATCTCACGAAGCGCTTCGACGGTTTCACGGCCGTGGATCACGTGAGCTTCGACGTGCGTCGGGGCGAGATCTTCGGCTTCCTGGGTCCTAACGGGTCCGGAAAGACCACCACCATCCGCATGCTGTGCGGGTTGCTGCCCCCCACGGAGGGCACGGCTGCGGTGGCCGGCTTCGACATCGCCCGGCAGCGTGTGGCCATGAAGCCGCACATCGGCTATATGTCACAGAAGTTCTCCCTGTACAACGATCTGACGGTGGAGGAGAACATCCGCTTCTATGGCGATGTATATGATCTTCCGCCCGCTCGCTTCGCCGATCGCAAGAAGTGGGTGTTGGAGATGGCGGGCCTGGTCGGCAAGGAGCACTTGCTGACCAAGGACCTCTCTGGCGGTTGGAAGCAGCGTCTGGCTCTGGGCTGCGCCATCCTCCATGAGCCGGACGTCCTCTTTCTGGACGAGCCGACCAGCGGCGTGGACCCGGTCTCCCGACGCGAGTTCTGGGATCTGATCTTCGCCCTTTCCGCACAGGGGGTGACCGTCTTCGTCACGACGCATTACATGGACGAGGCCGAACACTGCCATAGTCTGGGATTGCTCTACCGGGGCCGACTGATCGCCCAGGGCAGCCCGGCGCAGTTGCGCGCCGATATGAAGCTGGGCTCCCTCATCGAGGTCCCGGTGCGGGATCCGCTGGCCGCCCTGGGGCCGCTGGAGGGCCTGCCGGAGATCATTCAGACGGGGGTCTTCGGCGATAAGTTACACATCCTGATATGGGAGGCGGAGGCGGGACAGCGGGCCGTCGAGCGGGCGCTGGCGTCTCACGACCTGATGACCGGGCCGATTCGACAGGTG